A genomic segment from Spinacia oleracea cultivar Varoflay chromosome 3, BTI_SOV_V1, whole genome shotgun sequence encodes:
- the LOC110803583 gene encoding uncharacterized protein isoform X1 produces MPPKRECRGDSVIQSPSVSPKGDLMTTFSLHSFGESDDDKHGFTIQITENMKEEYGMFVWPCSIVLAEYVWQQRSCFSGINVIELGAGTSLPGLVAAKVGAGVTLTDDSRREEVLENIRRVCDLNKLSCKVMGLTWGIWDSQIFDLHPKILLGADVLYDASAFDDLFSTVAFLLQKTPGSVFITTYHNRSGHHLIEFLMVKWGLKCSKLLDAFSFMPSDKASGLGGNIQLVEIVLISQQVTSCS; encoded by the exons ATGCCGCCGAAACGGGAGTGTCGCGGCGACAGCGTAATCCAATCACCTTCCGTTTCACCCAAAGGCGACCTAATGACGACATTTTCTCTCCATTCCTTTGGCGAATCCGACGATGATAAACATGGCTTCACTATTCAAATCACCGAG AATATGAAAGAGGAATATGGTATGTTTGTATGGCCGTGTAGTATTGTTCTTGCTGAGTATGTTTGGCAGCAACGATCCTGCTTTTCTGGAATTAATGTTATTGAG CTGGGTGCAGGAACCTCCTTGCCTGGACTGGTGGCGGCGAAAGTTGGGGCCGGCGTCACTTTGACGGATGATTCTAGAAGGGAGGAG GTGCTAGAGAACATTAGGAGAGTATGTGACTTGAACAAACTGAGCTGTAAG GTAATGGGACTCACATGGGGCATCTGGGATTCACAGATTTTTGATTTGCATCCCAAAATATTACTTGGGGCTGACGTATTGTATGATGCTAGTG CCTTTGACGATCTCTTCAGCACTGTGGCATTCTTGCTTCAAAAAACTCCAGGATCAGTTTTTATAACAACTTATCATAATCGAAG TGGACATCATCTTATTGAATTTTTGATGGTCAAGTGGGGCTTAAAATGCTCAAAACTCTTGGATGCCTTCTCATTTATGCCATCTGATAAAGCATCTGGACTTGGTGGTAATATTCAATTGGTTGAAATTGTGTTGATTAGCCAACAGG TGACATCTTGCTCCTAA
- the LOC110803583 gene encoding uncharacterized protein isoform X2 translates to MPPKRECRGDSVIQSPSVSPKGDLMTTFSLHSFGESDDDKHGFTIQITENMKEEYGMFVWPCSIVLAEYVWQQRSCFSGINVIEVLENIRRVCDLNKLSCKVMGLTWGIWDSQIFDLHPKILLGADVLYDASAFDDLFSTVAFLLQKTPGSVFITTYHNRSGHHLIEFLMVKWGLKCSKLLDAFSFMPSDKASGLGGNIQLVEIVLISQQVTSCS, encoded by the exons ATGCCGCCGAAACGGGAGTGTCGCGGCGACAGCGTAATCCAATCACCTTCCGTTTCACCCAAAGGCGACCTAATGACGACATTTTCTCTCCATTCCTTTGGCGAATCCGACGATGATAAACATGGCTTCACTATTCAAATCACCGAG AATATGAAAGAGGAATATGGTATGTTTGTATGGCCGTGTAGTATTGTTCTTGCTGAGTATGTTTGGCAGCAACGATCCTGCTTTTCTGGAATTAATGTTATTGAG GTGCTAGAGAACATTAGGAGAGTATGTGACTTGAACAAACTGAGCTGTAAG GTAATGGGACTCACATGGGGCATCTGGGATTCACAGATTTTTGATTTGCATCCCAAAATATTACTTGGGGCTGACGTATTGTATGATGCTAGTG CCTTTGACGATCTCTTCAGCACTGTGGCATTCTTGCTTCAAAAAACTCCAGGATCAGTTTTTATAACAACTTATCATAATCGAAG TGGACATCATCTTATTGAATTTTTGATGGTCAAGTGGGGCTTAAAATGCTCAAAACTCTTGGATGCCTTCTCATTTATGCCATCTGATAAAGCATCTGGACTTGGTGGTAATATTCAATTGGTTGAAATTGTGTTGATTAGCCAACAGG TGACATCTTGCTCCTAA
- the LOC110803591 gene encoding peroxidase 64-like, with amino-acid sequence MAIAVAVFSSLFICSYFPLGDALSLNYYDKTCPSVESIITNTVKEAFAEDKTVPAAVLRMHFHDCFIRGCDASVLLDKDGNSKVEKSGPPNLSLHAFFVIDNAKKAVEAACPGVVSCADILALAARDAVVLTGGPTWYVPKGRKDGRTSFASETRQLPAPTFNFSQLQQSFSQRGLNLGDLVALSGGHSLGFSHCSSFQSRLHNFDTTHDIDPSINPSFAASLQRVCPAHTKVKNAGSNMDPSPIMFDNTYYKLILQGKSLFSSDQALLTSPSTKNLVTQFAGSKKAFYEAFAKSMIKMSSITGGQEVRKNCRIVN; translated from the exons ATGGCAATTGCAGTTGCAGTCTTCAGCTCCCTTTTCATTTGCTCATATTTTCCCCTTGGTGATGCTTTAAGCTTAAACTACTACGATAAGACATGTCCTTCGGTGGAGAGTATCATCACAAACACAGTTAAAGAAGCATTTGCAGAAGATAAAACAGTCCCGGCGGCCGTGCTTCGCATGCATTTCCATGACTGCTTCATAAGG GGATGTGATGCTTCTGTGCTGCTAGACAAAGATGGGAACAGCAAAGTAGAGAAATCCGGTCCTCCAAACCTTTCGCTGCATGCATTTTTTGTCATTGATAATGCAAAGAAGGCAGTAGAAGCTGCATGTCCTGGAGTTGTCTCGTGTGCTGACATATTGGCTTTAGCTGCAAGGGACGCAGTCGTCCTT ACTGGAGGGCCCACTTGGTATGTGCCTAAAGGAAGGAAAGATGGGAGAACATCATTTGCCAGTGAAACAAGACAACTTCCAGCACCCACATTCAACTTTTCTCAGCTCCAACAAAGTTTCTCTCAGAGAGGCCTAAACCTTGGAGATCTAGTAGCTCTTTCAG GTGGTCACAGTCTTGGGTTCTCCCACTGCTCGTCGTTCCAAAGCCGATTGCACAACTTTGACACAACTCATGACATAGACCCCTCAATCAATCCTTCGTTTGCTGCCAGCTTACAAAGAGTGTGTCCTGCACACACCAAAGTAAAAAATGCTGGTTCCAACATGGATCCTTCCCCAATAATGTTTGACAATACATATTACAAGCTAATTCTTCAAGGAAAGAGCCTGTTTTCTTCAGATCAAGCCTTGCTCACATCTCCAAGCACCAAGAATTTGGTTACCCAATTTGCTGGTTCCAAGAAAGCTTTCTATGAGGCATTTGCTAAGTCTATGATCAAGATGAGCAGCATCACAGGAGGGCAGGAAGTACGAAAGAATTGCCGAATTGTCAACTGA